From a single Chitinophaga sp. Cy-1792 genomic region:
- a CDS encoding DEAD/DEAH box helicase, producing the protein MKFEQYNISPEIKESLAELGFKRPTDIQFKAIPSILKGDDVMAVAQTGTGKTAAFAIPVLHRLQQQELRYDKRKYEVKCLVMVPTRELAIQIAEVFQKIAQYTDLSILALVGGVDQDPQIKILEKGVDVLIATPGRMFDQLNQGHIDLRSVQTLILDEADHMLDLGFIRDIRDVIKHIPRNHQTLFFSATLDKDIKDLAYSVVNNPIRIQISPQDPVSKNVTHSVAYVEMDDKRFFLERLVKEFPDSKILVFVRTKVRAERVVAAMERVGIKSLAMHGGKEQGDRLNVMEEFKKGDIKLLITTDVNARGIDIPNVDYVVNYDLPDVPENYVHRVGRTGRGVQKGKAVSFVATEEKPLLEEIQKFIGKEVTEMKINKDDYRETISFSEDTPNDNWQLLLDQHNKELEEGKKKKKKKK; encoded by the coding sequence ATGAAATTTGAACAGTATAACATCTCGCCGGAGATAAAAGAGAGTTTGGCAGAACTGGGCTTTAAGCGCCCTACAGATATTCAATTCAAAGCCATCCCTTCTATCCTGAAAGGGGATGATGTGATGGCTGTTGCACAAACTGGTACCGGTAAAACCGCTGCCTTCGCGATTCCTGTGCTCCATCGCCTGCAACAGCAGGAGCTTAGATATGATAAACGTAAATATGAAGTGAAATGCCTGGTAATGGTTCCCACCAGGGAGCTGGCCATCCAGATCGCGGAAGTATTTCAGAAAATTGCCCAATATACTGATCTCAGCATACTCGCCCTGGTGGGCGGTGTAGATCAGGACCCGCAAATAAAGATCCTCGAAAAGGGTGTGGATGTACTCATTGCCACCCCTGGCCGTATGTTTGACCAGCTCAATCAGGGCCATATCGATCTCCGGAGTGTACAAACCCTCATCCTCGATGAGGCGGATCACATGCTGGACCTCGGATTTATCCGGGATATCCGCGATGTGATCAAACATATTCCCCGCAATCACCAGACGTTATTCTTCTCCGCTACCCTGGATAAAGACATTAAAGACCTGGCTTATTCCGTTGTGAATAATCCTATCCGTATACAGATTTCCCCGCAGGACCCGGTTTCCAAAAACGTAACGCATTCCGTTGCCTACGTGGAGATGGACGACAAGCGTTTCTTCCTGGAGCGCCTCGTTAAAGAATTCCCTGACAGTAAAATTCTCGTTTTCGTACGTACCAAGGTGCGCGCCGAAAGAGTGGTGGCTGCCATGGAACGTGTTGGGATCAAGTCGCTGGCAATGCACGGTGGAAAAGAACAGGGCGATCGCCTCAATGTGATGGAAGAGTTTAAGAAAGGTGATATCAAATTGCTGATCACCACAGATGTAAACGCCAGAGGTATTGATATTCCCAATGTAGATTATGTGGTGAATTACGATCTGCCGGATGTGCCGGAAAACTATGTTCACCGTGTAGGCCGTACCGGTCGTGGTGTACAGAAAGGAAAGGCAGTTTCGTTTGTAGCCACGGAAGAAAAGCCACTGCTGGAGGAAATCCAGAAATTTATCGGTAAGGAAGTTACAGAAATGAAGATCAACAAAGATGACTACCGTGAAACGATCAGTTTCTCTGAAGATACTCCCAACGATAACTGGCAGCTGTTATTAGACCAGCATAACAAGGAGCTGGAAGAAGGTAAGAAGAAGAAAAAGAAGAAGAAATAA
- a CDS encoding YceI family protein, giving the protein MKKAFLVTAMLLMAGIASFAQVKWAADPAHTTIGFSVNHLGINFVQGKFDKFNGTVETADTTNFNNAKIEFTADVNSINTGVAQRDGHLKTDDFFNAEKYPSITVKSVSFKKLAGNKYVMLADVTIRETTKRVAFDVTFNGVIKDPWGLRRAGFTAKSSINRLDFGLKYADKLPNGTYAVAPTVDILVNAEIVKQ; this is encoded by the coding sequence ATGAAAAAAGCATTCTTAGTTACTGCAATGTTACTGATGGCAGGTATTGCCTCTTTTGCTCAGGTTAAATGGGCTGCAGATCCTGCTCACACCACTATCGGGTTTAGTGTTAACCACCTTGGCATCAACTTCGTTCAGGGTAAATTCGATAAATTCAATGGCACTGTAGAAACTGCTGATACCACCAACTTCAACAACGCTAAAATTGAATTCACTGCCGATGTAAACAGCATCAACACTGGTGTTGCACAGCGTGATGGCCACCTGAAAACAGATGATTTCTTCAATGCAGAGAAATATCCTTCCATCACTGTTAAAAGTGTTTCCTTCAAAAAACTGGCTGGCAACAAATATGTAATGCTCGCAGACGTTACCATCCGTGAAACAACCAAACGTGTAGCCTTCGACGTTACTTTCAATGGTGTGATCAAAGATCCATGGGGTTTAAGAAGAGCTGGTTTCACCGCTAAAAGCAGCATCAACCGCCTGGATTTCGGTCTGAAATATGCTGACAAACTGCCTAATGGTACTTATGCAGTAGCACCTACCGTTGATATCCTGGTGAATGCTGAAATTGTTAAGCAATAA
- a CDS encoding MarR family winged helix-turn-helix transcriptional regulator, whose amino-acid sequence MKLEDELKQYKFKDDYQRALLNIIFTAGWVGVGLSQVLKQYDLSSQQFNVLRILRGSRPNPLNLLDIQERMMDRMSNATRLVEKLRQKGLLTRIQCEQNRRKVEIDITEKGIALLAELDPLIEENQRKMTETITPEEARQLDRLLDKLRG is encoded by the coding sequence ATGAAACTGGAAGACGAACTGAAACAATATAAATTCAAGGACGATTATCAGCGCGCACTGCTGAACATCATATTTACCGCCGGCTGGGTGGGAGTAGGATTGTCGCAGGTGCTGAAACAATACGACCTGTCTTCCCAGCAATTCAATGTACTGCGTATACTTCGTGGCAGCCGCCCTAACCCATTGAACCTGCTGGATATCCAGGAGCGTATGATGGACAGGATGAGCAATGCCACCCGCCTTGTGGAAAAGCTCCGTCAGAAAGGATTATTAACACGTATCCAATGCGAACAGAACCGCAGAAAGGTGGAAATCGACATCACGGAGAAAGGCATCGCTTTACTGGCCGAACTGGACCCGCTTATTGAAGAGAATCAGCGGAAAATGACGGAGACCATTACGCCTGAAGAGGCCCGGCAACTGGACAGACTGCTGGATAAATTAAGGGGCTGA
- a CDS encoding 3-oxoacyl-ACP reductase family protein → MKRLDSKVALVTGGSRGIGAAIAARLASEGADVIITYAQSEQRAEEVLKAIENHGRKGKAIKADSASATAVRDAVLLAVKEFGRIDILVNNAGTYTHKLLEDYTLEEYEHMMAVNTRAVFVATQEAARHMPSGGRIITIGSNMAERVAFPGGALYAMSKSALTGFNKGIARDLGSKGITANLVQPGPTDTEMNPANSDFAPVLAQQTALGRYGTVNEVASLVSFLAGPDSSFITGTEHTIDAGFNI, encoded by the coding sequence ATGAAACGTTTAGATAGTAAAGTTGCGCTGGTTACAGGCGGTAGTCGTGGTATAGGAGCAGCAATAGCCGCCAGACTGGCTTCAGAAGGTGCCGATGTTATAATCACCTATGCACAAAGCGAACAACGCGCGGAAGAAGTACTTAAAGCCATAGAAAACCATGGCCGGAAGGGCAAAGCCATAAAAGCGGACAGTGCTTCCGCTACGGCAGTTCGCGATGCAGTGCTGCTCGCCGTAAAAGAGTTTGGTCGTATAGACATTCTCGTTAATAATGCTGGTACATATACACATAAGTTACTGGAAGATTATACATTGGAAGAATATGAACATATGATGGCGGTAAATACCCGTGCCGTATTTGTGGCTACGCAGGAAGCCGCACGTCATATGCCCTCAGGTGGCCGTATCATTACTATTGGCAGCAACATGGCCGAAAGAGTCGCTTTTCCGGGTGGTGCATTGTACGCCATGAGTAAGTCGGCCCTGACAGGTTTCAATAAAGGCATCGCCAGGGACCTGGGCAGTAAAGGCATTACCGCCAACCTGGTGCAGCCTGGCCCTACCGATACCGAAATGAACCCCGCCAACAGCGACTTCGCACCTGTACTGGCACAACAGACAGCCCTGGGGCGTTACGGTACCGTCAACGAAGTGGCATCACTGGTGTCGTTCCTTGCCGGGCCTGACAGCAGCTTCATTACAGGTACAGAACATACTATCGATGCAGGATTCAATATTTAA
- a CDS encoding DinB family protein, translating to MKKTAIFPTPHYYDRYIDLVPDVTLQEAFQYAREELDKFNPARHELRGDFAYAPGKWTLKDVILHITDTERVHLYRAMSFARKERGPLAGFDQDKYAAGGLTQTRTLDSLITELKIIRAATENMFATFSDPVLLRVGVCWKYEMSVLAMGFCIIGHQLHHFKVIKEKYL from the coding sequence ATGAAGAAAACTGCCATTTTTCCAACTCCACATTACTATGATCGATATATTGATCTTGTTCCGGATGTAACCTTGCAGGAAGCATTCCAATATGCAAGAGAAGAGCTTGATAAATTCAATCCTGCCCGCCATGAGCTGAGAGGAGATTTTGCTTATGCTCCCGGTAAATGGACTTTAAAAGATGTTATCCTCCACATCACGGATACAGAGCGCGTACACCTGTACCGGGCCATGAGCTTTGCACGTAAGGAACGTGGGCCTCTGGCAGGGTTTGATCAGGATAAATATGCTGCAGGCGGACTAACACAAACCCGCACGCTCGATAGCCTGATTACAGAACTGAAAATTATCAGGGCTGCCACAGAAAACATGTTTGCCACTTTCAGCGATCCGGTTTTGCTAAGGGTAGGCGTTTGCTGGAAATATGAGATGAGCGTGCTCGCAATGGGTTTCTGTATTATCGGGCACCAGCTGCACCATTTTAAAGTAATTAAAGAGAAGTATCTATAA
- a CDS encoding FecR domain-containing protein, producing the protein MENSPQRATPAVWITIISILAVISAIWWWVQRPAYVAIPQREAVINDKITLTLSGGQIIDLTDTSYKITQTPDAVVYASPAGVTYTPKGNGVTSWNTLYVPDGRKYTLILADGTQIFLNSKTTLRFKFVNAGRKKQLFVDGEAFFRLLPNDTAILTVHTPVTDITTSNADFDVISYDREHVSTILVRGTLEVTDQRTTVTLKPGTAAIYHSDDDFTTEPADIKEILKWTEKLKSGTELREKISTLIQEN; encoded by the coding sequence ATGGAAAACAGTCCGCAACGTGCCACTCCGGCTGTGTGGATAACAATTATCAGTATTCTTGCTGTGATATCTGCCATTTGGTGGTGGGTACAAAGACCAGCTTACGTTGCCATTCCCCAGCGGGAGGCCGTCATCAATGATAAAATTACCTTAACGCTTTCCGGAGGGCAGATAATAGACCTTACAGATACTTCCTATAAAATTACCCAGACACCTGATGCCGTCGTATATGCGTCGCCGGCAGGTGTAACGTATACGCCTAAAGGAAACGGTGTTACCTCCTGGAACACGCTGTATGTACCGGATGGCAGGAAATATACCCTGATACTGGCAGATGGCACACAGATCTTTCTTAACAGCAAAACGACCTTACGTTTTAAATTCGTGAACGCCGGCCGGAAAAAACAATTATTCGTTGATGGTGAAGCCTTTTTCAGGCTATTACCCAACGATACCGCTATTTTGACGGTACATACGCCAGTAACGGATATCACCACCAGCAATGCCGACTTCGATGTCATCTCCTATGACCGGGAGCATGTCAGTACGATCCTGGTAAGAGGAACACTGGAAGTAACAGACCAGCGAACCACTGTCACCCTGAAACCCGGTACTGCGGCCATTTACCATTCAGACGATGACTTTACGACTGAGCCGGCTGATATTAAGGAAATCTTAAAATGGACAGAAAAATTAAAATCAGGCACCGAGTTGCGCGAAAAGATTAGTACTTTAATACAAGAAAACTAA
- a CDS encoding transmembrane 220 family protein — MKVFNIFFCVVFIIFAGLQYNDPDPYVWMPIYLYAAYFCWQAARKRFYPKWYWAGIFIYLGYAIYLFFTKDGVIDWVSQHQAENIAQTMKAEKPWIEETREFFGLFICIAVLLINYCYCKMQLRKAK, encoded by the coding sequence ATGAAAGTTTTCAATATTTTTTTCTGCGTTGTGTTTATCATCTTTGCCGGCTTACAATACAACGATCCCGATCCTTATGTGTGGATGCCCATATACCTCTATGCTGCATACTTCTGCTGGCAGGCGGCCCGGAAACGTTTTTATCCTAAATGGTATTGGGCAGGTATCTTCATATACCTGGGATATGCCATTTACCTGTTCTTTACAAAAGACGGTGTAATTGATTGGGTATCGCAACATCAGGCAGAGAATATTGCGCAAACAATGAAAGCGGAAAAGCCATGGATAGAAGAAACCAGAGAATTCTTTGGTTTGTTCATTTGTATCGCGGTGTTGCTGATCAATTATTGCTACTGTAAAATGCAACTTCGCAAAGCAAAATAA
- a CDS encoding TonB-dependent receptor: protein MKKHFYQALAVLCGILLMLAGTNVYAQTKITGKVTDKTSGNPIPGVTVVIKGTNRGTATDPTGVFSIQAKQGDVLVTSFVGYDPQEITVGNGPIVIRLAEKIGSLEEVVVTGYASQKKKDLTGAVSIVKVENLTKQPTAQISNQLQGQVSGITVIGTGQPGQEPQVQIRGVNTFGVNTPLYVVDGVAINSLVDLNPNDVATMQVLKDAGAASIYGARAANGVIIITTKRGTGKVKVSYDGYYGTQVPKGGNVYHIATPQEQANLMWTALTNTDPTKVSSKQYGNGATPVLPDYISPTGAKEGDPSTNPDLYYVNPNYKNAGDWDNFYRITKANKAGTDWFHEIFKPAPITSHNISVAGGSDIGNYFFSFYYFNQQGTLKNTYNKRYAVRANSNYNVTDHIRVGENMEYSVISNPQIGILQEGSGIGMAFREMPIIPVYDIKGNYAGSKGDDLGNAKNPVAIQDRFGNTKTLANRLLGNVYAEADIMKLFTLRTSFGGELFNFNNHNFAPPDYENQEPVRTNIYTENAGTGYDWTWTNTLTFHKNFNRTHDLKVLLGTEAFDEEFRNVGGSTQDYFTFDPNFVNLSTGTGTQTNYSNYGSDGLWSLFAKVDYAYRDKYLLGALIRRDGSSRFGPSHRYGNFPAVSAAWRLSQEEFMKGLTWLSDLKIRGGWGIMGNQINVSPSNTYNSYGFNRSSTFYPMDGTNIQKGFYWSQLGNPDAKWESNINSNIGIDATLLKGHLEFTVDYYQKVVKDLLYNPELAGTYGGETFPYSNVAQMKNNGIDLNITGNTYLTHDLKLDVSATLTTYHNKIQAISNGATYFDSDQRRFGSPIIRNAVGHSISEFYGYKIVGFWNSADEVKAANDAAIKKYPDISSYQQDIGVGRFKYADVNGDGKVDAADRTFLGSPTPKFSYGLNIGLTYKGFDFSMFLYGVQGNKIWNQIRWWTDFYNSFAGAKSKTAVYDSWTPTHMNAKAPIQEAAAYASTFNEPNSYFVENGSYLRAKNMLLGYTLPAAALRNIGVQKCRIYVQAANVFTITKYTGVDPEIGGTTTSFGIDEGAYPNQRQYLVGLNVTF, encoded by the coding sequence ATGAAAAAACATTTTTACCAGGCGCTTGCCGTGCTATGCGGTATATTGCTCATGCTTGCCGGTACTAACGTTTACGCACAAACGAAAATTACAGGTAAGGTTACTGATAAAACATCAGGAAATCCTATCCCCGGCGTAACCGTAGTTATTAAAGGCACCAACCGTGGAACCGCCACAGATCCTACCGGCGTTTTCTCCATCCAGGCAAAACAAGGAGACGTATTAGTCACCTCATTTGTCGGTTATGATCCACAGGAAATTACTGTAGGCAACGGCCCAATAGTAATTCGTCTCGCAGAAAAAATCGGTTCACTCGAAGAAGTGGTAGTAACGGGTTACGCCAGTCAGAAAAAGAAAGACCTGACAGGCGCCGTTTCCATCGTGAAAGTGGAAAACCTTACCAAACAACCAACTGCGCAGATCTCTAACCAGTTACAAGGCCAGGTTTCCGGTATCACCGTTATTGGTACCGGTCAGCCAGGACAGGAACCTCAGGTGCAGATCCGTGGTGTGAATACCTTCGGTGTAAACACCCCGCTCTATGTAGTGGATGGAGTGGCTATCAACAGTCTGGTAGACCTCAACCCCAATGACGTAGCTACCATGCAGGTGCTGAAAGATGCCGGCGCTGCTTCTATCTACGGTGCCCGTGCTGCTAACGGTGTAATCATCATCACCACCAAACGCGGTACCGGTAAAGTAAAGGTTTCCTACGACGGTTACTATGGTACACAGGTTCCTAAAGGCGGCAACGTTTACCACATCGCTACACCACAGGAACAGGCCAACCTCATGTGGACAGCCCTCACCAATACTGACCCTACCAAAGTTTCATCCAAACAATACGGTAACGGTGCTACGCCGGTATTACCGGATTATATCTCACCAACCGGCGCAAAAGAAGGTGATCCTTCTACCAACCCGGACCTGTATTACGTAAATCCAAACTATAAAAATGCAGGTGATTGGGATAACTTCTACCGTATTACCAAAGCTAATAAAGCCGGTACAGACTGGTTCCATGAAATCTTCAAACCAGCACCTATCACCAGCCACAACATCTCTGTTGCAGGTGGCAGCGATATCGGTAACTACTTCTTCTCTTTCTACTACTTCAACCAACAGGGTACCCTGAAAAATACCTATAACAAACGCTATGCAGTGCGTGCAAACTCTAATTACAATGTTACCGACCATATCCGCGTAGGCGAAAATATGGAGTACTCTGTAATCAGCAACCCACAGATAGGTATCTTACAGGAAGGTAGCGGTATAGGCATGGCCTTCCGTGAAATGCCTATCATCCCTGTATATGATATCAAAGGTAACTATGCAGGTAGTAAAGGAGATGATTTAGGTAACGCCAAAAACCCTGTAGCTATTCAGGACCGTTTCGGCAATACCAAAACACTGGCTAACCGCTTGTTAGGTAATGTGTATGCAGAAGCAGACATCATGAAGTTATTCACCCTCAGAACCAGCTTCGGTGGTGAATTATTTAACTTCAATAACCACAACTTTGCTCCTCCTGATTATGAAAACCAGGAACCGGTTCGTACCAATATCTACACAGAAAATGCAGGTACTGGTTATGACTGGACATGGACCAACACCCTGACATTCCACAAAAACTTCAACCGTACCCATGATCTGAAAGTATTGTTAGGTACAGAAGCATTTGACGAAGAGTTCAGAAACGTTGGTGGTTCTACACAGGACTACTTCACCTTTGATCCTAACTTCGTAAATCTCTCTACAGGTACCGGTACCCAGACCAACTACAGCAATTATGGCTCTGATGGTTTATGGTCTTTATTTGCTAAAGTAGATTATGCTTACCGCGATAAATACCTGCTCGGTGCACTGATCCGTCGGGATGGTTCTTCCAGGTTCGGTCCTAGTCACAGATATGGTAACTTCCCTGCGGTAAGTGCTGCATGGCGTCTCTCTCAGGAAGAGTTCATGAAAGGACTCACCTGGCTCAGCGACCTGAAAATCCGCGGTGGATGGGGTATCATGGGTAACCAGATCAACGTATCTCCAAGTAATACCTATAACTCTTACGGATTTAACAGATCATCTACCTTCTATCCAATGGATGGTACCAATATCCAGAAAGGTTTCTACTGGAGCCAGCTGGGTAACCCGGATGCTAAATGGGAAAGTAACATCAACTCCAACATCGGTATCGATGCAACCCTGCTGAAAGGCCACCTCGAGTTCACCGTTGATTACTACCAGAAAGTGGTGAAAGACCTGCTGTATAACCCTGAACTCGCAGGTACTTACGGTGGTGAAACCTTCCCGTACTCTAACGTTGCGCAGATGAAAAACAATGGTATTGACCTCAATATCACTGGTAATACTTACCTGACGCATGACCTGAAACTGGATGTAAGCGCTACGCTGACTACTTATCATAACAAGATCCAGGCGATTTCTAACGGCGCCACCTACTTCGATTCTGATCAACGTCGTTTCGGTAGCCCGATCATCCGTAACGCTGTAGGCCACTCTATTTCTGAGTTCTATGGTTACAAAATCGTAGGCTTCTGGAATTCAGCTGATGAAGTAAAAGCTGCCAACGATGCTGCTATCAAAAAATATCCTGATATCTCTTCTTATCAACAGGATATCGGCGTAGGTCGTTTCAAATATGCAGATGTTAATGGAGATGGTAAAGTAGATGCTGCCGACAGAACTTTCCTCGGTTCACCTACCCCTAAATTCAGCTACGGCCTTAATATCGGTCTGACCTACAAAGGATTTGATTTCAGTATGTTCCTGTATGGTGTACAGGGCAATAAAATCTGGAACCAGATCAGATGGTGGACAGACTTCTACAACTCTTTTGCTGGTGCAAAAAGCAAAACCGCAGTATACGATTCCTGGACGCCAACGCACATGAATGCTAAAGCGCCTATCCAGGAAGCTGCTGCATATGCCAGCACCTTCAATGAGCCAAACTCTTATTTCGTAGAAAATGGTTCTTATCTGCGTGCTAAAAACATGTTGCTGGGCTACACCTTACCGGCAGCTGCACTGAGAAACATCGGTGTTCAAAAATGCAGGATCTATGTACAGGCAGCTAACGTCTTCACTATCACCAAATACACTGGTGTAGATCCTGAAATCGGTGGTACTACCACTTCATTCGGTATCGATGAAGGTGCTTATCCAAATCAACGTCAATACCTGGTTGGTCTGAACGTAACATTCTGA
- a CDS encoding RagB/SusD family nutrient uptake outer membrane protein — translation MKKLKYSGIALLLATGMFVACKKSFLERPPYGALTEEIIANKDGVNYLLVGAYGALDGQAPGNNALGGTGSGWMASPTNWVYGSVAGGDAHKGSESTDQPDINAIATGQESATNTFINAKWKAVYEGVTRCNNTLKFMSRATDMTADEKKEVEAEARFLRGHYYFELKKMFNNVPWISDTTTDVLQPNTVDIWPNIVADFTFAMNNLPATQSDLGRANKWAAQIYLAKCYLYQKQYSTALPLFQSAITNGQTSNGKPYALEAKFENNFDAAAKNGPESVFAIQMTANDGTGTITNANAGDMLNYPYNSPFGCCGFFQPTQDLVNSYRTDGTGLPYLDAYNSYPVKSDMGISSDSAYVPDTGNLDPRLDWTVGRRGLPYHDWGIFPGMKWVRQQNTGGPYAGKKMIYWQFNQNLYHDANSWAPGSAINVVLIRFSDVLLMTAECAAQTGDLGTALKYVNQVRHRMIDHPENWLHKYADNTKPMAGWSNQLAANYVINEYPAFANQAYALKAIKFERKLELATEGHRYFDIGRWDDGATLMKAFYDYESTITGDLKNAEYKKGRNEYFPVPQRQIDLSQKAGKPTLSQNGGY, via the coding sequence ATGAAAAAACTTAAATATTCAGGTATCGCATTATTGCTCGCAACCGGTATGTTCGTTGCCTGCAAAAAGTCTTTCCTGGAACGTCCTCCATACGGTGCGCTCACCGAAGAAATTATCGCTAACAAAGATGGTGTGAACTATCTGCTCGTGGGCGCCTATGGTGCCCTGGATGGCCAGGCTCCCGGTAATAACGCCCTCGGCGGTACCGGATCCGGCTGGATGGCATCCCCTACCAACTGGGTATACGGAAGTGTGGCCGGTGGTGATGCACATAAAGGTTCTGAAAGTACTGACCAGCCTGATATCAACGCGATTGCAACCGGTCAGGAATCAGCTACCAATACCTTTATCAATGCAAAATGGAAAGCAGTATACGAAGGGGTTACCCGCTGTAATAATACCCTGAAATTCATGAGCAGAGCCACTGACATGACTGCTGATGAAAAGAAGGAAGTGGAAGCGGAAGCAAGGTTCCTGCGTGGTCACTATTATTTTGAACTGAAAAAAATGTTCAATAATGTACCATGGATCAGCGACACCACTACAGATGTATTGCAGCCAAATACAGTGGATATCTGGCCTAACATCGTCGCTGACTTTACCTTTGCCATGAATAATCTTCCTGCCACGCAGAGCGATCTCGGAAGAGCAAACAAATGGGCTGCACAGATTTACCTGGCGAAATGTTATCTCTACCAGAAACAGTATAGCACTGCTTTACCGTTGTTCCAGAGCGCTATTACCAATGGCCAGACTTCCAACGGTAAACCTTATGCACTTGAAGCGAAGTTTGAAAATAACTTTGATGCAGCTGCGAAAAATGGTCCTGAGTCTGTTTTCGCCATCCAGATGACTGCAAACGACGGTACCGGTACTATCACCAACGCGAATGCCGGTGATATGCTGAACTATCCATATAACAGTCCTTTTGGCTGTTGCGGATTCTTCCAGCCTACACAGGACCTGGTGAACTCCTATCGTACAGATGGTACAGGGCTTCCTTACCTGGATGCTTATAATTCATATCCGGTAAAAAGCGATATGGGTATCTCCTCAGACAGTGCTTATGTACCTGATACCGGAAATCTCGATCCACGCTTAGACTGGACCGTTGGCCGCCGTGGCCTGCCTTATCACGACTGGGGTATTTTCCCGGGTATGAAATGGGTGCGTCAGCAAAATACCGGTGGTCCTTACGCTGGTAAAAAAATGATCTACTGGCAGTTTAACCAGAACCTATATCATGATGCCAACTCATGGGCGCCAGGTTCTGCGATTAACGTAGTGCTGATCCGCTTCTCTGATGTACTGTTAATGACAGCCGAATGTGCTGCACAAACAGGAGACCTGGGAACGGCACTGAAATATGTTAACCAGGTACGTCACAGAATGATCGACCATCCTGAAAACTGGCTGCACAAATATGCAGATAATACCAAACCAATGGCGGGTTGGAGTAATCAGCTGGCAGCCAATTACGTAATCAATGAATATCCTGCCTTTGCCAATCAGGCTTATGCACTCAAGGCAATTAAATTTGAACGTAAACTGGAACTCGCAACTGAAGGCCATCGCTACTTCGATATCGGTCGCTGGGATGATGGTGCTACATTAATGAAGGCATTCTATGATTACGAAAGTACAATCACAGGTGACCTCAAAAATGCAGAATACAAAAAAGGAAGAAACGAATACTTCCCGGTACCACAAAGACAGATAGACCTTTCACAGAAAGCGGGTAAACCTACCCTGTCACAAAACGGTGGATACTAA